A region from the Drosophila takahashii strain IR98-3 E-12201 chromosome 2L, DtakHiC1v2, whole genome shotgun sequence genome encodes:
- the LOC108069438 gene encoding protein aubergine-like — protein MNLPPNTGTARGRGRGNKRNEDANRGMAPQLGQSPHSSQSGRTETMRSGGQGSSSEVPLSHLQQSGDTKSSEVEVQSSEGDPRGSVRGRRLITDVVHSRPQGLTTKNGTSGTKITVQTNYFKLLKRPNWTIYQYRVDFVPDVDNTRLRRAFMNHHRSVLGGYIFDGTILFCTSQFKPVQNSPYVLELVTKSREGENYEIKIKSVGSVEAADNQQFQVLNLILRRAMEGLNLQLVSRNFFDPQAKINLESYRMELWPGYQTSIRQHESDILLCAEIAHKVMRTDTLYNILSEAIRDNDDYQTAFKRDVMGMIVLTDYNNKTYRVDDVDFASSPLSKFNTKDGDISYVEYYKKRYNITIRDFKQPLVVSRPTEKNIRGGVDQLIMLIPELARATGMTDAMRANFRLMKAMSEHTRLTPDRRIERLRVFNQRLKSAKESMETLKSWNVELDSALVEIPARVLPPEKIVFGNNKRFLCDARADWTNEFRNSSMYSHVDIKRWYVITPARNLRETQEFVKMCIRAASGMKMQISEPRYDEIKDDRNGTYSQSIDNAVAKDPQIVMVVIKTTNEEKYSCIKKRTCVDRPVPSQVVTLRVIAPRQEKSAGLMSIATKVVIQMNAKLMGAPWMIELPLRGLMTVGFDVCHSSKNKNKSYGALVATMDQKTSCRYFSSVTEHMKGQELSDQMSLNMTCALKAYREHHGTLPERILFFRDGVGDGQLYQVVNTEVKFLKAKLDEIYKSAGKEEGCRMAFIIVSKRINSRYFVNKRNPLPGTVVDDVITLPERYDFFLVSQAVRQGTVSPTSYNVISDNMGLSADKLQMLAYKMTHMYYNFSGTVRVPAVCQYAHKLAFLVAESINRSPSAGLENQLYFL, from the exons GGCCAGTCTCCGCATTCCTCGCAATCAGGAAGAACTGAAACAATGAGGTCGGGAGGTCAGGGTTCATCGAGTGAGGTACCGCTGAGCCACTTGCAGCAGTCGGGAGACACGAAGTCGAGCGAGGTGGAAGTTCAGAGCTCTGAGG GTGATCCTCGTGGGTCGGTGCGTGGTCGTCGTCTGATTACGGATGTCGTACACTCCCGTCCTCAGGGACTGACAACCAAGAATGGAACATCTGGAACCAAAATAACTGTCCAGACCAACTATTTCAAACTTCTGAAACGCCCAAACTGGACCATCTACCAGTACCGCGTTGACTTTGTCCCTGATGTGGACAACACGCGTTTACGTCGGGCTTTTATGAACCACCATCGAAGCGTTTTGGGTGGCTACATATTTGACGGAACCATTTTGTTTTGCACCAGTCAGTTTAAGCCGGTGCAAAATAGCCCCTATGTTCTGGAACTCGTCACGAAGAGTCGTGAGGGGGAAAACTATGAGATCAAAATCAAGTCTGTTGGGTCCGTGGAGGCAGCTGATAACCAGCAGTTCCAGGTCCTGAACCTGATCCTGCGCAGGGCAATGGAGGGCTTGAACTTGCAGTTGGTGTCTCGCAACTTTTTCGATCCTCAAGCAAAG ATTAATTTGGAGAGCTACCGCATGGAGCTCTGGCCTGGATACCAGACATCGATTCGCCAACACGAAAGTGATATTTTACTTTGTGCAGAAATCGCACATAAAGTTATGAGAACTGATACCTTGTACAACATTTTATCCGAGGCTATTCGAGACAACGACGATTATCAAACCGCATTCAAACGAGATGTAATGG GTATGATTGTGCTAACTGATTACAATAATAAAACTTATCGCGTCGATGATGTTGATTTTGCTTCGTCGCCATTATCTAAGTTTAATACCAAAGATGGCGACATTTCTTATGTGGAGTACTACAAAAAG cgaTACAACATCACTATCCGAGACTTCAAGCAGCCTCTGGTCGTGTCTCGACCCACCGAGAAAAACATTCGTGGAGGTGTTGATCAACTCATCATGCTTATTCCCGAGCTGGCTCGGGCCACAGGCATGACCGACGCAATGCGCGCCAACTTCCG CTTGATGAAGGCCATGAGCGAGCATACCAGACTGACTCCGGATCGTCGCATTGAGCGCCTGCGCGTGTTCAACCAGCGATTGAAGTCTGCCAAGGAGAGCATGGAAACCCTCAAGTCCTGGAACGTCGAACTGGACTCAGCCCTGGTGGAAATCCCAGCTCGCGTTCTGCCACCGGAGAAAATCGTGTTCGGCAACAACAAGAGATTCTTGTGCGACGCTCGCGCCGATTGGACCAATGAGTTCCGCAACTCCTCGATGTACAGTCACGTGGACATCAAGAGGTGGTATGTGATCACTCCGGCTCGAAACTTGCGTGAGACGCAGGAGTTCGTGAAGATGTGCATCCGGGCAGCCAGCGGAATGAAGATGCAAATCTCTGAGCCTCGCTA CGATGAAATCAAGGACGACCGTAATGGCACTTACTCTCAATCGATCGATAATGCCGTGGCCAAGGATCCACAAATTGTGATGGTTGTGATAAAGACTACAAATGAAGAGAA GTACAGCTGCATCAAGAAGCGCACCTGCGTGGACAGACCGGTGCCCTCGCAGGTTGTAACTTTAAGAGTTATCGCTCCACGGCAGGAGAAATCTGCTGGGCTTATGTCAATTGCCACAAAGGTGGTTATACAGATGAACGCCAAATTGATGGGTGCGCCCTGGATGATTGAGCTGCCTCTCCGCGGCTTGATGACTGTCGGTTTCGATGTCTGTCACTCGTCGAAGAACAAAAATAAGTCATATGGAGCTCTGGTAGCTACCATGGACCAGAAGACTTCGTGCCGCTACTTCTCCTCGGTGACCGAGCATATGAAGGGCCAGGAGTTGTCCGACCAGATGTCGCTGAATATGACATGCGCCCTGAAAGCCTACCGGGAGCACCACGGTACCTTGCCCGAGCGCATTCTTTTCTTCCGCGACGGTGTCGGCGATGGACAGCTCTACCAGGTTGTCAACACCGAAGTAAAGTTCCTGAAGGCCAAGCTGGACGAAATATATAAATCGGCTGGCAAGGAGGAGGGCTGTCGCATGGCCTTTATCATCGTGTCCAAGCGAATCAACTCTCGTTACTTTGTAAATAAGAGAAATCCGCTTCCGGGCACGGTTGTTGACGATGTGATCACCCTGCCCGAGCGGTACGACTTCTTCCTGGTGTCGCAGGCAGTTCGTCAGGGAACAGTGTCGCCCACGAGCTACAACGTCATATCCGACAACATGGGCCTGTCCGCCGATAAGCTTCAGATGCTGGCCTATAAAATGACCCATATGTATTACAACTTCTCCGGGACTGTCCGGGTCCCCGCCGTGTGCCAGTACGCCCACAAACTGGCATTCCTTGTGGCCGAAAGTATTAATCGCTCCCCTTCTGCCGGATTGGAGAACCAACTatactttttgtaa